The genomic interval TGAAGGATGAGGGGGGAAGGGATCTTTCTCGGTTGTTGTCAGGTGACGGGATGGACGCGGAAATTCGACAGTTCGCCGACAGTCTGATGGGCCGCAACGCCTCCGAACACACGGTGAAAGGCTACCTTGGCGACCTGCAGCAATTTCACCAGTATCTGACTCGGACGGAGGATTCCCAAGGCAAACCGAAACCCTTCTCCGTCCAGGAACTGGACGCCCAGATCATTGGCGAGTACCTGGGCCACCTGCACTGGCAGAAAATCGAAAAATCGTCCATTGCTCGCAAGATCTCGGCGATTCGCTCCTTCTGCCGCTTTCTCTGCCAGCGCCAGATTCTGCCCCACAATCCGGCCAAGCTGATTCGGTCACCCAAGGTGCCCCAGAAAATTCCCAACTATCTGACCATCGAGGATTGTGTGACCCTGATTGAAACCCCCGATCTCACCCGGCCCGGGGGACGGCGGGACCGGGCCATCCTGGAGCTGCTCTATGCCTGCGGCCTGCGGGTAAGCGAACTCACCGGCATCAACATCGGCGACATCGACTTCGGGGAGGACTTGATCCTGGTTCGGGGCAAAGGGAAAAAGGAACGCCTGGTCCCTTTTGGGAAAAAATGCCACGCGGCCCTCAGAGCCTATCTGGAGGAACGCTGCTCGGAGCCCGTGGTCCAATCGGCCGAACCGGGCCTGCCGGTCTTCCTCAATGCGCGGGGTTCGCGATTGACCACCCGCTCGGTGCATTACCTGGTCGAAAAGCACCTGAGGTCGGCCCTGCGCTCCAACCGCCTGAACCAGAAGATCAGCCCGCACGGACTGCGGCACTCGTTCGCCACCCACCTGCTCAATTCGGGCGCCGACTTGAGGTCCATCCAGGAACTCCTGGGACACAAGAGCCTCGCCACCACGCAACGCTATACACACCTCAGCATCGGCCACTTGATGGAGCAATATGACAAGGCCCACCCTAGAGCTCACACCAAAGCCTGAAACCGGAGGCCTGTCGGCACGGCTGGCGGACCGGATCGGTTCCAAGGCACTGGCTCTGGGGTTCGACAAGGTCGGCTTCAGCCGGGCCGTTCCGCTGGGTTCCCGGAGCGGTATGGAGAAGTGGCTGGAGTTGGGCCACCAGGGAGAAATGCACTGGATGAGCAGGAATGCCGCCAAGCGCCAGGACCCGTCCCTGATTCTGGCCGAAGTCAGGACCGTTCTTTCGGTGGCCGTCAACTACTACCATCCGCTCGACCACTCCCAAAACCCGCGCCACGGCAAGATATCCCGCTATGCCTGGGGCCTGGACTACCACCGCCTGTTGAAGGCCCGACTCAAGAAGTTGGCCGGATGGATTGCCGAGGCGTTGCCTCCGGTCAATGGGCTGTTCTATTCGGACACCGGTCCGGTGATGGACAAGATCTGGGCACACAAGGCCGGTCTGGGGTGGATCGGCAAGCACTCGAACCTTGTCAGTCGGGATCGGGGATCGTGGCTGTTCCTGGGGGAGATCCTGTTGGATCTCGAGCTTCCGGAAACCCGGGAGAGCGGAAATTTCTGCGGTAGCTGCCGGCGCTGCCTGGATGCCTGTCCCACCGGAGCGATCGTGGCTCCTTACGTGGTCGATTCCCGCCGGTGCATTTCCTACCTGACCATCGAGCTGCGCGGCCCCGTACCCCTGGAGCTGCGGCCCCTGATCGGCACCCGGATCTTTGGCTGTGACGACTGCCAGGACGTCTGTCCCTGGAACCGGTTTGCCCAGCCCAGCCAGGAGAAAGACTTCTACCCCTTACCCGGGAACCATGCGCCGGTTCTGATGGAGCTGATGCGGATCAGCCGCCACCAATTCTCCGAACGATTTCGACTCAGTCCGATCCGGCGCTGCGGCTATGCCGGATTTCTGCGGAACGTGGCCATCGCGCTGGGCAACAGCGGCCTTCCGGAGGCCGTCCCCGCGTTGACGGTCGCACTTCATCACCCGGAGAGCCTGGTCAGGCGCCACGGGGCCTGGGCCCTGGGCCGCATCGGCGGCCGGGAGGCTGGATCGGAGCTGCTGCAGGCGGCCAGGACTGAATCCGATCCATGCGTCAGAAGCGAAATCCGGCTGGCTCTGGACCGCCTGGAGTTCCACCCTTCGCGTAGAGCAACCGATCCTCAGGCAGCTGTTTGTTAGATCTGCCGACCCGCCCCGGATTGTATTTTCCCCTCTCTGGACCCATAATGCCCCGACGCGCCAACCTGGAGGCCAATCATGTCTTCTTCTCGAAAATCCTTGCGCATCCTGGTGGCCCCCAACGCTTTCAAGGAGAGCCTGTCCGCCATGGATGCGGCGGCAGCCATCTCTCGGGGGCTTTTCAGAGTGCTTCCCAATTCCAGAATCACACAACTGCCCATCGCCGACGGCGGAGACGGAACACTGGAAGCCGTGGTCGAGGGCACCCGTGGAAAAATCTTCCGGGCTCGGGTCCTGGATCCCTTGGGGAAGAAGATTTTTGCCGAATATGGATTGACGGGCGACGGAAAGACCGCCGTCATTGAAATGTCGAGGGCATCCGGCCTGGCCCTGGTTCCGACCTCACAACGCAATCCCATGCTGTGCACCAGCTACGGCACCGGTCAGTTGATCAAGGCCGCGCTCAAACGCGGCGTGCAGGATATCATCCTGGGCATCGGCGGAAGCGCCACCGTCGATGGGGGAATCGGCGCCCTGCAGGCGTTGGGAATCGACTTTCTCGATCGTCGAGGCAGGCCGGTCGGTTGGGGCGGCATGGGCCTGAGGTCGATCGCTCGGATCGACATGGGCAAGACCAACGCCCTGCTCAAGCGGGCACGGATCCTGGTGGCCTGCGACGTGGACAATCCCCTGGTTGGCCCCAGGGGATCGGCGGCCGTATTCGGCCCCCAAAAGGGAGCCACCCCGGGCATGGTTCGAAAGCTGGATCAATACCTCGGCAAGCTGGGCCGGCTCATTCAGGAGACGACAGGTCGGGATGTCTCGCAGGTTGCCGGAAGCGGCGCCGCGGGCGGTATTGCCGGAGGGTTCATGGGACTGCTGGGAGCCCGGCTGAGTCCAGGAAGCGACCTGGTGTTCGACCTGCTCAAGGTCGAAGAGCAGGTGAAGAAAGCGGACCTTGCCTTTACGGGAGAGGGTCAGATCGACTTCCAGACGCCCTTTGGCAAAGGACCCGGAATGCTGGCCAAGATTGCCAAGGAACACGGCGTGCCCGTGATCGGCATTGCCGG from Acidobacteriota bacterium carries:
- a CDS encoding glycerate kinase gives rise to the protein MSSSRKSLRILVAPNAFKESLSAMDAAAAISRGLFRVLPNSRITQLPIADGGDGTLEAVVEGTRGKIFRARVLDPLGKKIFAEYGLTGDGKTAVIEMSRASGLALVPTSQRNPMLCTSYGTGQLIKAALKRGVQDIILGIGGSATVDGGIGALQALGIDFLDRRGRPVGWGGMGLRSIARIDMGKTNALLKRARILVACDVDNPLVGPRGSAAVFGPQKGATPGMVRKLDQYLGKLGRLIQETTGRDVSQVAGSGAAGGIAGGFMGLLGARLSPGSDLVFDLLKVEEQVKKADLAFTGEGQIDFQTPFGKGPGMLAKIAKEHGVPVIGIAGSVAGDVGGLYDQGFTALFSIVASPVTVEAAIQNADQLLEAQSEQVARLLRFGLDSA
- the queG gene encoding tRNA epoxyqueuosine(34) reductase QueG, whose protein sequence is MTRPTLELTPKPETGGLSARLADRIGSKALALGFDKVGFSRAVPLGSRSGMEKWLELGHQGEMHWMSRNAAKRQDPSLILAEVRTVLSVAVNYYHPLDHSQNPRHGKISRYAWGLDYHRLLKARLKKLAGWIAEALPPVNGLFYSDTGPVMDKIWAHKAGLGWIGKHSNLVSRDRGSWLFLGEILLDLELPETRESGNFCGSCRRCLDACPTGAIVAPYVVDSRRCISYLTIELRGPVPLELRPLIGTRIFGCDDCQDVCPWNRFAQPSQEKDFYPLPGNHAPVLMELMRISRHQFSERFRLSPIRRCGYAGFLRNVAIALGNSGLPEAVPALTVALHHPESLVRRHGAWALGRIGGREAGSELLQAARTESDPCVRSEIRLALDRLEFHPSRRATDPQAAVC
- a CDS encoding tyrosine recombinase XerC; translation: MDAEIRQFADSLMGRNASEHTVKGYLGDLQQFHQYLTRTEDSQGKPKPFSVQELDAQIIGEYLGHLHWQKIEKSSIARKISAIRSFCRFLCQRQILPHNPAKLIRSPKVPQKIPNYLTIEDCVTLIETPDLTRPGGRRDRAILELLYACGLRVSELTGINIGDIDFGEDLILVRGKGKKERLVPFGKKCHAALRAYLEERCSEPVVQSAEPGLPVFLNARGSRLTTRSVHYLVEKHLRSALRSNRLNQKISPHGLRHSFATHLLNSGADLRSIQELLGHKSLATTQRYTHLSIGHLMEQYDKAHPRAHTKA